The following coding sequences are from one Triticum dicoccoides isolate Atlit2015 ecotype Zavitan chromosome 4A, WEW_v2.0, whole genome shotgun sequence window:
- the LOC119286215 gene encoding WEB family protein At5g55860-like, translating into MGTPHADSEKTEIGEIDTRAPFESVKAAVSLFGEVRFSSERSATRKAQAPQAERVLAKETELHLAQKELDKYKEQLSNAETTRLQALSELERAKKSVVDLTNKLDAVNKSKELNIRVTENANIRTKELEGGSSSEAVGKDGPLKQELDNAREQYAIALADLDAAKQELRKMRKDFETSLDAKLLAAQQEAESVQSSESNKEKASQLRTEIAMVQESLMHAKAATEQAREEEANILAEKDVARRTCKESLEEAQRKLSNLRNDFDPVAFKGLQEKLDETYSEIASLQKKIEDARDRDLESVSAVSTELDDAKETLQKVAQEQTSLSSLVESLRLELQAVKEEHSQLKHKDAEIESIVGDLHVKLQKCKSDLETAVATESDATLASDDLMLALEQLSSESKNALQEAEVMQKRAAELREEAEAARASLVEAEQKLQSSLKEAEVAKAAETRALDQIKQLSEKASAVRASISEPGANITISKEEFESLSRKVEQTEKLAEMKVAAAMAQVDAVRASENEAIKKLEAARKEMEDMELATEEALKKAETAEAANKAVESELKRWREKEEQNKNAETYVPPVGATSLADAPSHKASAAKANEKSNGHQKNSKAVLRKSFMLPSITGMFHHKKKNNADGSSHS; encoded by the coding sequence AGGGTGTTGGCTAAGGAGACAGAACTGCACTTGGCTCAGAAAGAGTTGGATAAATACAAGGAACAACTGAGTAATGCTGAGACTACCAGACTCCAAGCCCTCTCTGAGCTGGAGAGGGCTAAAAAAAGCGTTGTGGATCTAACAAATAAGCTTGATGCAGTCAACAAGTCAAAAGAACTGAATATCCGGGTAACAGAAAATGCAAATATTCGAACGAAGGAGCTCGAAGGTGGCAGCTCTAGTGAAGCCGTTGGGAAGGATGGTCCTTTGAAGCAGGAGCTAGACAATGCGAGGGAACAGTATGCTATTGCTTTGGCAGATcttgatgcagcaaagcaggagcTTAGAAAAATGAGAAAGGATTTTGAAACCTCACTGGATGCTAAGTTACTTGCTGCCCAGCAGGAAGCAGAGTCTGTGCAGTCTTCTGAATCAAACAAGGAAAAGGCATCTCAACTCCGTACCGAGATTGCAATGGTTCAAGAGTCACTTATGCATGCTAAGGCAGCCACAGAGCAAGCACGTGAAGAGGAGGCAAACATCCTTGCTGAGAAGGATGTTGCCAGGAGAACCTGTAAAGAATCTCTGGAAGAAGCTCAGAGAAAATTGTCAAATTTGAGAAATGATTTTGATCCTGTAGCTTTCAAGGGTCTCCAAGAGAAACTCGATGAGACTTATTCTGAGATTGCATCTTTGCAGAAGAAGATCGAAGATGCAAGAGATAGAGATTTGGAGTCTGTTTCTGCTGTCAGCACAGAGTTGGATGATGCTAAAGAAACGTTGCAGAAAGTTGCACAAGAGCAAACTTCTCTTAGCAGTTTAGTTGAATCGTTGAGGCTGGAGTTACAGGCTGTAAAGGAGGAACACAGTCAGCTGAAACATAAGGATGCAGAAATTGAATCTATTGTAGGGGACCTCCATGTTAAGCTCCAGAAGTGTAAATCTGATCTTGAGACTGCAGTAGCCACAGAATCAGATGCAACATTAGCTTCTGATGACCTGATGTTGGCCCTCGAGCAGTTGTCTTCTGAGTCAAAAAATGCTCTTCAGGAAGCTGAGGTGATGCAAAAGCGTGCAGCCGAGTTAAGAGAAGAAGCTGAAGCAGCACGTGCTTCATTAGTGGAAGCAGAGCAAAAGTTGCAGTCCTCTTTGAAGGAAGCAGAAGTAGCAAAAGCTGCTGAAACAAGGGCTCTTGATCAGATCAAGCAACTATCAGAAAAGGCAAGTGCTGTCCGCGCCTCAATATCCGAGCCAGGTGCAAACATCACGATCTCAAAGGAGGAGTTCGAATCTCTAAGCCGAAAGGTAGAGCAGACGGAGAAGCTGGCAGAGATGAAGGTCGCGGCTGCTATGGCCCAGGTGGACGCTGTTAGAGCCAGCGAGAATGAGGCGATCAAGAAACTGGAAGCTGCCCGCAAGGAGATGGAGGACATGGAACTGGCAACAGAGGAGGCGCTAAAGAAGGCAGAGACAGCAGAAGCAGCAAACAAGGCGGTCGAAAGTGAGCTCAAGAGGTGGCGAGAGAAGGAAGAACAAAACAAAAACGCCGAGACCTACGTGCCTCCGGTGGGAGCGACATCACTGGCAGACGCTCCATCTCACAAGGCTTCTGCCGCAAAAGCCAATGAGAAGAGCAACGGTCATCAGAAGAACAGCAAAGCTGTATTGCGGAAGAGCTTCATGCTGCCCAGCATCACAGGAATGTTCCACcataagaagaagaacaatgccgaTGGCAGTTCCCACTCATAA